A genome region from Armatimonadota bacterium includes the following:
- a CDS encoding amidohydrolase family protein, with product MPSFTRFRANFVLPISQPAQRDAEVVVGNGLVHAVRPVQPAGADAVVDFGDAMLLPGLVNAHTHLDYTAMRGAVEDLPFFPWIRRLTAMRAALDPDDWAASAAWGALEALTGGVTSVGDCSPTGAAADALRSAGLGGVVFHEVFGIGSKAGIHEALVQVAGDVERLQRTTAGTGVQIGISPHALYTVPAAWFGALQQFAAGRGLRVCTHVAESVDECRLIRSGEGEFATMLSRRGFTIQPGGGTCVEYLDAHGGIGPTTLLVHGVQLSERDAEICRGSGATWVHCPKSNAKLGAGTASLALLRRASSGGPALGTDSVVSNNGMDMFEEMRFGVLAQRAATRCAESPSPSEFLEMATIHGARALGFTDRGTLDAGNRADLCAVSLEHPGMLPCYSPEAALVFAATARDVAAVAVGGEMLYDASAGPKHAQRFLRADAQAARIRLNRAQDHIREWRDQNRGT from the coding sequence GTGGGCAACGGGCTCGTTCACGCCGTACGGCCGGTGCAGCCGGCCGGCGCCGATGCGGTCGTGGATTTTGGCGATGCGATGCTTCTTCCCGGCTTGGTGAACGCGCACACGCACCTCGATTACACCGCGATGCGCGGAGCTGTTGAGGACCTGCCTTTCTTTCCCTGGATCCGCAGGTTGACGGCGATGCGAGCGGCGCTGGATCCCGATGACTGGGCAGCGTCGGCGGCGTGGGGCGCTTTGGAAGCGCTCACAGGCGGAGTAACTTCCGTCGGCGACTGCAGCCCAACCGGTGCGGCTGCGGATGCCTTGCGGAGCGCCGGGCTGGGCGGCGTTGTGTTTCACGAGGTGTTTGGTATTGGCAGCAAGGCTGGCATCCACGAAGCGCTCGTGCAGGTGGCAGGCGACGTGGAGCGTCTTCAGCGCACCACTGCTGGAACCGGAGTACAGATCGGCATCTCGCCGCACGCGCTCTATACGGTGCCGGCGGCCTGGTTCGGTGCGCTGCAGCAGTTTGCCGCCGGCCGTGGCTTGCGCGTCTGCACCCATGTGGCGGAATCGGTTGACGAATGTCGCCTGATACGCAGCGGAGAGGGCGAGTTCGCGACTATGCTGTCGCGGCGCGGATTCACGATTCAGCCGGGAGGCGGTACCTGCGTGGAGTATCTGGACGCCCACGGCGGAATCGGGCCGACCACGCTGCTCGTGCACGGCGTCCAGCTCTCAGAGCGGGATGCCGAAATCTGCCGGGGTAGCGGCGCCACCTGGGTGCACTGCCCGAAGTCGAATGCCAAGCTGGGAGCCGGCACCGCTTCGCTGGCGCTGCTTCGGCGGGCATCTTCCGGCGGTCCGGCCCTTGGTACCGACAGCGTGGTGAGCAATAACGGTATGGATATGTTCGAGGAGATGAGGTTCGGCGTGCTGGCGCAACGAGCCGCCACGCGGTGCGCAGAGTCGCCATCGCCGTCCGAGTTCCTGGAGATGGCGACGATCCATGGCGCACGCGCACTGGGCTTTACCGATCGTGGAACCCTGGACGCCGGAAACCGGGCCGATTTGTGCGCCGTATCGCTGGAACATCCGGGCATGCTTCCGTGCTATTCGCCCGAAGCTGCGCTCGTGTTTGCTGCGACTGCGCGCGACGTTGCGGCAGTCGCCGTGGGAGGCGAGATGCTCTATGATGCGAGCGCCGGCCCGAAACATGCGCAGCGGTTTCTGCGCGCCGACGCTCAAGCCGCCAGGATACGGCTGAACCGTGCGCAGGATCACATCCGTGAGTGGAGGGACCAAAATCGTGGCACATGA